The proteins below come from a single Zhouia spongiae genomic window:
- the lptB gene encoding LPS export ABC transporter ATP-binding protein → MKLRAENIMKSYKGRKVVKGISLEVNRGQIVGLLGPNGAGKTTSFYMIVGLIKPNGGKIYLDNTEITDFPMYKRAQHGIGYLAQEASVFRKLSIEENILSVLQLTKLSKKEQYMKMEALIDEFSLGHIRKNRGDLLSGGERRRTEIARALATDPSFILLDEPFAGVDPVAVEDIQRIVAHLKDKNIGILITDHNVQETLAITERSYLMFEGSILKAGEPEELAADEMVRKVYLGQNFELRKKKLDFNAK, encoded by the coding sequence ATGAAGCTAAGAGCCGAAAATATAATGAAGTCCTATAAAGGACGAAAAGTAGTGAAGGGAATATCCCTGGAAGTGAACAGAGGCCAGATTGTCGGTTTGCTTGGCCCGAATGGAGCCGGTAAAACCACTTCATTTTATATGATCGTTGGCCTTATCAAACCAAATGGAGGGAAAATTTACCTGGACAATACTGAAATCACAGATTTCCCCATGTATAAACGTGCACAGCACGGGATAGGGTACCTGGCTCAAGAAGCTTCGGTGTTCAGAAAGTTAAGTATTGAAGAAAATATTCTGAGTGTACTCCAGCTTACAAAGCTCTCAAAAAAAGAGCAGTATATGAAGATGGAGGCCCTTATTGATGAATTCAGCCTGGGGCATATCCGTAAAAACAGGGGCGACTTACTATCCGGAGGAGAAAGAAGGCGAACCGAAATTGCCCGTGCACTGGCAACTGACCCCAGCTTTATATTACTGGATGAGCCTTTTGCCGGGGTCGATCCGGTTGCTGTTGAAGACATACAACGTATCGTTGCCCATCTTAAAGACAAAAATATTGGCATTCTTATTACAGACCACAACGTTCAGGAAACCCTTGCCATTACAGAACGATCTTACCTCATGTTTGAAGGAAGCATCTTAAAGGCAGGAGAACCGGAAGAATTGGCTGCCGATGAAATGGTTAGAAAAGTATACCTGGGACAGAATTTCGAG
- a CDS encoding carboxymuconolactone decarboxylase family protein, whose amino-acid sequence MPNQVEEFNAYRAKMNKRILEDTDKVTKRIFNLDTNAYMPGALDVKTKELLGLVASAVLRCDDCVKYHLETCHKEGLRKEEVFEALSIATLVGGTIVIPHLRRAYEFWDALEESNNNS is encoded by the coding sequence ATGCCTAATCAAGTAGAAGAATTTAACGCGTATCGAGCTAAAATGAACAAGCGCATTTTAGAGGATACCGACAAAGTAACGAAACGTATATTCAATTTAGATACCAATGCTTACATGCCGGGCGCATTGGATGTAAAAACCAAAGAATTACTTGGCCTTGTGGCATCTGCCGTATTACGTTGTGACGATTGTGTAAAATACCATTTAGAGACCTGCCACAAAGAAGGTTTGAGAAAGGAAGAGGTTTTTGAAGCATTGAGTATAGCCACGTTGGTTGGGGGTACTATTGTTATCCCACATTTGAGAAGGGCATACGAATTTTGGGATGCGCTCGAAGAGTCAAACAACAATTCTTAA
- the tatC gene encoding twin-arginine translocase subunit TatC: MAKKNAQEMSFLDHLEELRWHLIRSTAAILIIAIIAFFAKHFIFDVIILGPKKPEFITYRFFCDIARTLGLNESFCEGPQFRIQSRTMAGQFSAHMWTSIWAGIILGFPYILYELWKFISPGLYENERKHAKGFIFVASLLFFTGVLFGYYIISPLSVNFLANYTVSKEVFNDIDLASYISTVRSSVLACGIIFELPILIFFLTKIGVVTPEFLKKYRKISLVIVLILSALITPPDVASQIIVAIPIAILYEASIIISKIVLKREKRREQEQNSLTKNA; encoded by the coding sequence ATGGCAAAGAAAAACGCTCAGGAAATGTCTTTTCTTGACCACTTAGAAGAGCTAAGATGGCATTTAATAAGATCAACAGCTGCTATTTTAATAATTGCAATTATTGCATTTTTTGCTAAGCATTTTATTTTTGATGTAATTATTTTAGGCCCCAAAAAGCCAGAATTCATAACATATCGATTTTTCTGCGATATTGCAAGAACCTTAGGTCTGAATGAATCCTTTTGCGAAGGTCCCCAGTTTAGAATTCAAAGCCGGACTATGGCCGGACAGTTCTCTGCGCATATGTGGACCTCGATATGGGCAGGAATCATACTGGGCTTCCCTTACATCTTATACGAACTATGGAAGTTTATAAGTCCGGGTTTATATGAAAATGAACGTAAGCATGCCAAGGGTTTTATTTTTGTAGCCTCCCTTTTATTCTTTACCGGTGTGCTTTTCGGTTACTATATCATTTCTCCTTTATCGGTTAATTTTCTGGCAAATTACACGGTCAGCAAAGAAGTTTTTAACGATATAGATTTAGCCTCGTATATTTCCACAGTCCGGTCATCTGTACTAGCTTGTGGTATTATATTTGAACTCCCAATTCTTATATTTTTCCTAACGAAAATAGGTGTCGTAACACCTGAATTCTTAAAGAAATACCGAAAAATATCTTTGGTTATTGTGCTCATCCTTTCAGCATTAATAACCCCTCCTGATGTGGCTAGCCAAATTATCGTTGCAATCCCGATTGCTATCCTCTATGAAGCGAGTATCATTATCTCGAAAATTGTACTGAAAAGGGAAAAAAGAAGAGAACAAGAACAAAATTCATTGACCAAAAATGCCTAA
- a CDS encoding KpsF/GutQ family sugar-phosphate isomerase, which produces MKRKDTIIATAKKAIDTECEAIQHLSSLVDEEFADAIEYIYNSKGRVVITGIGKSAIIATKIVATLNSTGTPAIFMHAADAIHGDLGTIQQDDVIICISKSGNTPEIKVLVPLLKNGPNKLIAITANKDSFLGQQADYVLNAYVEKEACPNNLAPTSSTTAQLVIGDALAICLLELKEFGSRDFAKYHPGGALGKKLYLRVHDISASNMKPEVGTNTPVKDVIVEITEKMLGVAPVTDHGKIVGIITDGDIRRMLNKHDKINGLKAADIMSGNPKTIEADAMAVDALELMESNGISQLVVEENGKYAGVIHLHDLIKEGII; this is translated from the coding sequence TTGAAACGCAAAGATACAATCATAGCTACAGCAAAAAAAGCTATTGACACAGAATGTGAAGCAATTCAACATCTTAGTAGTTTGGTTGATGAAGAATTTGCAGATGCCATAGAATATATTTACAATTCAAAAGGACGCGTAGTTATAACCGGTATTGGTAAAAGCGCGATCATAGCCACTAAGATCGTAGCCACTTTAAACTCTACCGGAACGCCTGCCATCTTTATGCATGCCGCCGATGCCATACATGGAGATTTAGGAACAATACAACAGGACGATGTTATTATTTGCATCTCAAAAAGCGGGAATACCCCCGAAATAAAAGTATTGGTTCCTTTATTAAAAAACGGCCCTAACAAACTTATTGCCATTACAGCCAATAAAGATTCGTTTTTAGGACAGCAGGCCGACTATGTTTTAAATGCTTATGTTGAGAAAGAAGCCTGCCCTAATAATCTTGCACCAACATCCAGTACAACTGCTCAATTAGTGATTGGAGATGCGTTGGCCATCTGTTTATTAGAACTAAAAGAATTCGGAAGCAGAGATTTTGCTAAATACCATCCCGGCGGTGCCCTGGGTAAAAAACTGTATTTAAGGGTGCATGATATTTCTGCATCTAACATGAAACCTGAAGTTGGCACCAATACCCCTGTCAAAGATGTCATTGTTGAAATTACTGAAAAGATGCTCGGTGTTGCCCCTGTTACTGATCATGGGAAAATTGTAGGGATCATTACTGATGGGGATATCCGTAGAATGCTTAACAAACACGATAAAATAAACGGCTTGAAAGCCGCAGATATCATGTCGGGAAACCCAAAAACCATAGAGGCCGATGCTATGGCTGTCGATGCCCTTGAACTTATGGAAAGTAACGGCATCTCTCAACTCGTTGTGGAAGAAAACGGGAAATACGCAGGAGTTATTCACTTACACGATTTAATAAAAGAAGGAATTATATAA
- the recQ gene encoding DNA helicase RecQ — translation MDTAEIDLHAALKQYFGFGQFKGLQEGVIKSIVNNKNTFVIMPTGGGKSLCYQLPALVSEGTAIVVSPLIALMKNQVDAIRGISEDSGVAHVLNSSLNKTEVKKVKSDIKNGVTKLLYVAPESLTKEEYVEFLRSVELSFVAVDEAHCISEWGHDFRPEYRNLRTIIKRLGDDIPIIALTATATPKVQEDIIKNLQMGDAKVFKASFNRPNLYYEVRPKTKNVDADIIRFVKQNAGKSGIIYCLSRKKVEELAQTLQVNGIKAVPYHAGLDAKTRAKHQDMFLMEDIDVVVATIAFGMGMNKPDVRFVIHHDIPKSIESYYQETGRAGRDGGEGHCLAFYSYKDIEKLEKFMSGKPVAEQEIGFALLQDIVAYAETSMSRRKYILHYFGEEFDEVNGDGADMDDNVRHPKKKHEAKNEVVTLLKTVKDTKQKFKSKEIVNTLIGKVNALIKSHKTDEKPFFGLGKDRDNKYWMALIRQVLVSGLLKKEIEQYGVLQLTRAGKEFIEKPKSFTMTEDHVYDDVEDDSIVTASKGGGVVADDKLLVMLKDLRKKEAVKHNIPPFAVFQDPSLEDMALKYPISIEEFGNIHGVGEGKAKKYAKPFADLIKRYVDDNDITRPDDLVVKSTGANSTLKLYIIQNIDRKLALDDIADAKGLSMEELIKEMEQIVYMGTKLNIDYWINEILDEDQQEEIYEYFIDAETDKISDAIEEFDGDYEDDELRLYRIKFISEVAN, via the coding sequence ATGGATACAGCTGAAATTGACTTACACGCGGCGCTGAAGCAGTATTTTGGATTTGGTCAGTTTAAGGGATTACAGGAAGGTGTTATAAAGAGCATCGTAAACAATAAGAATACTTTTGTTATTATGCCTACGGGAGGTGGGAAATCGTTGTGTTACCAGCTTCCGGCCTTAGTTAGTGAAGGCACGGCAATTGTGGTTTCCCCATTAATCGCATTAATGAAGAATCAGGTTGACGCCATTAGAGGTATCTCGGAAGATAGTGGCGTGGCTCATGTGTTAAATTCTTCATTGAATAAAACTGAAGTAAAAAAAGTAAAAAGTGATATTAAGAACGGTGTGACAAAATTGTTATATGTAGCACCGGAATCACTTACAAAAGAAGAGTATGTAGAATTTTTACGTTCTGTTGAACTTTCTTTTGTAGCTGTTGATGAAGCGCATTGTATTTCTGAATGGGGTCACGATTTTAGACCCGAATACAGAAATCTCCGTACCATAATCAAACGTTTAGGAGATGATATTCCGATCATTGCCCTAACAGCAACTGCTACCCCTAAAGTGCAGGAAGATATTATTAAAAACCTGCAAATGGGAGATGCGAAAGTTTTTAAAGCGTCGTTTAACAGACCGAACCTGTATTATGAGGTGCGACCTAAAACGAAAAATGTCGATGCAGATATTATCCGGTTTGTAAAACAGAATGCCGGAAAATCGGGTATTATCTATTGTCTAAGCCGTAAAAAGGTAGAAGAACTGGCACAAACATTACAGGTGAATGGAATTAAGGCGGTTCCATATCATGCCGGGCTGGATGCAAAAACGCGGGCGAAACATCAGGATATGTTCTTAATGGAAGATATTGATGTGGTTGTTGCCACGATTGCATTTGGAATGGGGATGAACAAGCCTGATGTTCGTTTTGTGATTCACCACGATATTCCGAAAAGTATTGAAAGCTATTATCAGGAAACCGGCAGGGCTGGCAGAGATGGAGGAGAAGGACATTGTCTGGCTTTCTATTCATATAAGGATATCGAGAAGCTCGAAAAATTTATGAGCGGCAAGCCTGTAGCAGAACAGGAAATTGGTTTTGCCTTGCTACAGGATATCGTGGCTTATGCAGAAACTTCAATGTCCAGAAGGAAATACATACTTCATTATTTCGGGGAGGAGTTTGACGAAGTAAATGGCGATGGGGCAGATATGGATGACAATGTCCGTCATCCCAAAAAGAAACACGAAGCAAAAAACGAGGTTGTAACACTTCTTAAAACAGTAAAAGATACCAAACAGAAATTTAAGAGCAAAGAAATTGTTAATACCTTAATAGGAAAGGTGAATGCCCTTATAAAATCTCATAAGACGGATGAAAAGCCTTTTTTCGGCCTCGGAAAGGACCGTGATAATAAATACTGGATGGCGTTAATACGTCAGGTACTGGTATCAGGATTGCTGAAAAAAGAAATAGAGCAATATGGAGTTTTGCAGTTAACCAGGGCCGGAAAAGAATTTATTGAAAAACCGAAGTCGTTTACGATGACGGAAGATCATGTATACGACGATGTTGAGGACGACTCTATTGTTACGGCATCAAAAGGTGGAGGTGTGGTAGCAGATGATAAATTGTTGGTAATGTTAAAGGACCTCCGCAAAAAAGAAGCCGTAAAGCACAATATCCCGCCATTTGCTGTTTTTCAGGACCCGTCATTAGAAGATATGGCTTTAAAATATCCTATCAGTATCGAGGAATTTGGCAATATACACGGGGTAGGAGAAGGAAAGGCAAAAAAATATGCCAAGCCTTTTGCAGACCTGATTAAAAGGTATGTGGATGATAACGACATAACAAGACCGGACGATCTGGTTGTGAAGTCAACCGGGGCCAATTCAACCCTTAAGCTGTATATCATTCAGAATATTGACAGAAAACTGGCTTTAGATGATATAGCTGATGCGAAAGGGCTTAGTATGGAAGAACTCATTAAAGAAATGGAACAGATAGTTTATATGGGAACGAAGCTCAATATAGATTACTGGATTAATGAGATATTGGATGAAGACCAGCAAGAAGAAATATACGAGTATTTCATCGATGCTGAAACAGATAAGATCTCTGATGCCATTGAAGAGTTTGACGGAGACTATGAAGATGACGAACTGAGATTATACCGGATAAAATTCATAAGCGAAGTCGCTAATTAA